The proteins below are encoded in one region of Toxoplasma gondii ME49 chromosome IV, whole genome shotgun sequence:
- a CDS encoding hypothetical protein (encoded by transcript TGME49_320750) translates to MMESPVVPSPVASSPAVRASSVSCSSSYASPDSPSPAPLASDVLVVGTGLSACLCAAALARRGARVVQVEESANYGGAYQSLRLHELIDWASAGEAERTNEDSMEGPGVELQTPEQPLLVLEENTEENAVCLSCRVAAERLKEDPPRPKGELNVGACRTAPQRECLTTNYIDKRATEPFLSPAQFQPRGAPGGGFGNFFSRQISFFPFAKDLKLSPGARAPCLASGSDIRGVRTPPAPPRSSSGHGANVGDRAIPGSTEADGDRDAWRRRIRNELLKPSTSNGFNVDLLPRILYSSSPVVNILVESGAARYLEFRPLEAPVYVADLELDKENFAQETQDGERTDATRGGDGDAAAGGRTEKRTRPSCTEHRSFSVEPREVTGRQDGSECHEVKRRKTGTSGLDGTSRLSSQKSSSTKQVCAPLSGRAGTQQGEHDRPPHLTLEAVPLSRGSIFGSSLLTLREKRTLMKFVSRVATQFLSPQFLSAAHCWGRKESAAKKNDREAASLSGSHSKDIARGVPAGSGLQIEAGGSEGEQNRNFEDEGSPLHWEAFLRQHDLTDRLQRYVTFGVCLSECPFLGTPAAEKSPSVVSSSTQSVSALSGGKPYMTGSSLPHIGEVNSLGNSLVWTASEGERRLELFVQSVGAYSRQTASDGAWLYPLFGTSDLPQAFARVASLSEAICMLRAGIQEIKLLLRTDDSVTEARATQPSEASPRGLGNTELTAREEGGTEKQRNQRKRSLSQNVAAFGYDFCEVAREKGKVLEVKLTNGETVRTRLILFESESLPPLDTPVWNSSYLRKNEAGRGNTSSSSDDVCSSDQKGSPSCLSQTLFGTNPQEEGADTEKCVSTGGVRDLHREAHDTRERSGETGGVDEHRHPCANEKPRLEGTDSLYLFSCHLIAVCRKPVLNGKGFRMCVCTVRASSSNSEDGHEVQEISKVREHSEADDSQNVRSETDAKTVNFQRSPFSTARWPVHILQTDASCATAPRDYTVLHLVHLGCRSLGPCECCPTIVGSSERPSRHEKVTRSEQKEAKDVTAGGQSPGGPRVATLCREKEKTSRDESEGRMTRTQENISCKILREVLRSLLARAQDGNPEDDCLLSCSFVFCPALERPCEDAFANRSSKRFEGFLRGFREGPLIPADTLERLKKMGSCHREKGEKDKALGSEALPEQSDPAVACAETEPVTEETDGGSDEEKVREKASNHNGVNGVSALNSSPIERAKHSGVNEEDPAGGQSSGTLSAVSLALRNEDGRKETSASQVVTGDAKAENDEATQLSTTEMLVEASGVKGCGFVLLPSAPVTPFFSLLSEPLVCRDILSSLLSCKDTLNVDEMVPKHIMQGLEEVEEFQRVINAPYEQLDKLGISVTPEAEDELPVN, encoded by the coding sequence ATGATGGAGTCACCTGTCGTGCCTTCCCCCGTGGCCTCCTCTCCAGCTGTTCGAGCTTCTTCGGTGTCTTGCTCTTCGTCCTACGCATCTCCAGATTCTCCATCGCCtgctcctctcgcttctgacGTCCTGGTTGTCGGGACTGGCCTGTCGGCTTGTCTCTGCGCTGCGGCTCTCGCCCGGCGAGGGGCGCGGGTTGTTCAAGTCGAAGAGTCCGCGAACTACGGTGGCGCCTACCAGAGTTTGCGTCTGCACGAGTTGATAGACTGGGCGTCTGCGGGAGAGGCGGAGCGTACCAATGAAGACAGCATGGAAGGTCCCGGCGTCGAGCTGCAGACGCCTGAACAGCCGCTCCTGGTCTTGGAGGAAAACACGGAAGAGAACGCGGTGTGTTTGTCGTGCCGCGTCGCTGCAGAGCGTCTGAAGGAGGATCCGCCTAGACCAAAAGGGGAGTTAAACgtaggcgcatgcagaacggCGCCTCAGCGGGAGTGCCTGACGACGAACTACATTGACAAAAGAGCCACGGAacctttcttgtctccggCGCAGTTCCAGCCCCGCGGAGCTCCCGGCGGGGGCTTTGGaaactttttctctcgccagatttccttttttccgtTCGCAAAAGACTTAAAGCTTTCACCAGGTGCACGGGCGCCGTGCCTCGCATCTGGCTCAGACATTCGAGGCGTGCGGACGCCGCCGGCGCCGCCTCGGTCGTCCAGCGGACACGGCGCGAATGTGGGTGACCGAGCAATCCCAGGAAGTACAGAGGCCGACGGAGACCGCGATGCGTGGAGACGGCGAATCCGGAACGAATTGCTCAAACCGTCGACGAGCAACGGCTTCAACGTCGACTTGCTACCTCGAATCCTATACAGCAGCAGTCCGGTCGTTAACATTCTCGTCGAGAGCGGAGCCGCTCGGTACCTCGAGTTCCGCCCTCTCGAAGCCCCTGTGTACGTCGCTGACCTCGAGCTCGACAAAGAGAACTTTGCACAGGAAACACAAGACGGGGAGCGCACGGACGCCACGCGGGGCGGTGACGGGGACGCCGCGGCAGGCGGGAGGACCGAAAAGAGGACCAGACCCTCCTGCACAGAGCATCGAAGTTTTTCAGTGGAACCGCGTGAGGTCACGGGCCGTCAGGATGGCTCTGAATGCCACGAAgtgaaacgaagaaagacaggaacaTCCGGCCTGGACGGCACTAGCAGGTTGTCTAGTCAGAAGAGCTCGAGCACGAAGCAAGTGTGTGCACCTCTGTCGGGTCGAGCAGGTACTCAGCAAGGAGAACACGACCGGCCTCCCCACTTGACCCTTGAGGCTGTTCCCTTGAGTCGCGGTTCCATTTTCGGGAGTTCTCTCCTAACTCTTCGCGAGAAGCGTACGCTGATGAAATTCGTATCTAGGGTCGCCACCCAGTTCCTCAGTCCACAGTTTTTGTCTGCCGCCCACTGCtggggaaggaaggaaagtgCAGCCAAGAAAAACGACCGTGAAGCTGCGAGCCTCTCGGGAAGCCATAGCAAAGACATAGCGAGAGGAGTTCCAGCAGGTAGTGGCCTGCAGATCGAGGCAGGAGGCAGTGAAGGCGAACAAAATCGAAACTTCGAGGATGAAGGTTCTCCGTTGCATTGGGAAGCGTTTCTCCGCCAGCATGATTTAACAGACCGCCTTCAGCGCTATGTCACGTTTGGCGTCTGCTTGTCTGAATGTCCTTTCTTGGGAACCCCCGCAGCGGAAAAAAGTCCTTCAGTAGTATCGTCGTCGACTCAGTCTGTGTCCGCTCTGTCCGGTGGAAAACCATATATGACTGGCTCCTCCTTGCCCCACATTGGAGAAGTGAACTCGCTCGGAAACAGTTTGGTGTGGACCGCCAGCGAGGGCGAAAGGCGCCTCGAACTGTTCGTGCAGAGCGTCGGCGCGTACAGTCGGCAAACTGCATCCGACGGTGCTTGGCTGTATCCTCTGTTTGGAACGTCGGACCTTCCCCAGGCCTTTGCTCGAGTTGCCTCGCTCAGCGAGGCGATCTGTATGCTGCGTGCAGGTATTCAAGAAATCAAACTTCTCCTCCGCACAGATGACTCGgtgacagaggcgagagctaCCCAGCCTTCCGAGGCATCTCCGCGAGGGCTAGGGAACACAGAACTGACAGCTCGCGAAGAAGGGgggacagaaaaacagaggaaccAACGAAAGAGATCTCTCTCGCAGAATGTGGCTGCTTTCGGTTACGACTTTTGTGAGGTAGCGAGGGAAAAGGGGAAGGTGCTAGAGGTGAAACTAACCAATGGAGAGACGGTGAGAACGCGCCTAATCTTGTTCGAGTCCGAGAGTCTTCCTCCACTTGACACTCCGGTCTGGAACTCAAGTTACttgaggaaaaacgaagcagGGAGGGGAAATACTTCGTCTAGCTCCGACGATGTCTGCTCGAGTGATCAAAAGGGCTCCCCTTCATGTCTAAGCCAGACACTCTTCGGAACGAACCCACAAGAAGAGGGGGCGGATACGGAAAAGTGTGTATCCACAGGAGGTGTCAGGGACCTGCACCGCGAGGCACACGACACGAGAGAACGATCGGGAGAAACTGGTGGCGTGGATGAACATCGTCACCCCTGTGCCAACGAGAAGCCAAGGTTGGAGGGGACAGACAGTCTCTACTTGTTCTCCTGCCATCTCATTGCCGTCTGCCGCAAACCGGTCCTAAACGGAAAGGGCTTCCGCATGTGCGTCTGCACAGTTAGAGCAAGCAGCAGCAACTCAGAAGATGGGCATGAAGTTCAGGAGATATCCAAGGTTAGAGAACACTCAGAAGCGGACGACTCGCAAAACGTGCGCAGTGAAACCGATGCGAAAACTGTCAACTTTCAGCGTTCCCCCTTTTCGACCGCTCGGTGGCCTGTTCACATTCTCCAGACCGACGCGTCATGCGCCACAGCACCCCGAGACTACACGGTCCTGCACCTCGTCCATCTTGGCTGTCGGTCGCTGGGGCCCTGTGAGTGTTGTCCAACCATTGTGGGCTCGAGCGAGCGCCCTTCTAGACACGAGAAAGTCACCCGAAGTGAACAAAAAGAGGCCAAAGATGTCACGGCAGGAGGCCAGAGCCCAGGGGGCCCGCGTGTGGCGACCCTGtgccgagagaaagagaagacaagccGAGACGAGTCTGAGGGACGCATGACGAGAACGCAAGAAAACATCTCGTGTAAAATCCTCAGAGAGGTGCTGCGTTCTCTGCTTGCGAGGGCGCAAGATGGGAACCCGGAAGACGACTGCTTGCTGTCTTGctcctttgttttctgtcctGCCTTGGAGCGCCCTTGCGAGGATGCGTTTGCCAACCGATCAAGCAAGCGCTTCGAAGGCTTCCTAAGGGGCTTCAGAGAGGGCCCTCTTATCCCCGCAGACACTCTTGAGCGACTTAAAAAGATGGGCTCAtgccacagagagaaaggggaaaaagACAAGGCTCTAGGTTCCGAGGCATTACCGGAGCAGAGTGATCCGGCTGTAGCATGTGCCGAGACAGAGCCCGTtacagaggaaacagatgGCGGGTCTGACGAAGAGAAGGTTCGCGAAAAAGCAAGCAACCACAATGGGGTGAATGGAGTGTCGGCGCTGAACAGCTCTCCCATAGAGCGGGCCAAACACTCTGGAgtcaacgaagaagaccctgCGGGGGGACAATCTTCTGGAACGCTCTCTGCCGTGAGTCTAGCTCTGCGGAATGAAGATGGCAGGAAAGAGACTTCTGCTTCTCAGGTGGTTACAGGGGACgcaaaagcagagaacgacgaagcGACACAACTGAGCACCACAGAAATGCTCGTCGAAGCGAGCGGCGTAAAGGGCTGCGGGTTCGTGCTTTTGCCCTCTGCCCCTGTtactcccttcttctctttgttgtCCGAACCTCTCGTGTGTCGCGAcatcctttcgtctctcctttcctgtaAGGACACGCTCAACGTGGACGAAATGGTGCCCAAGCACATCATGCAGGGACTggaggaagtggaagagTTTCAAAGGGTGATAAATGCTCCATATGAACAGCTCGATAAACTCGGGATATCAGTCACTCCCGAAGCCGAAGACGAGCTTCCGGTGAACTAG